From a single Capsicum annuum cultivar UCD-10X-F1 chromosome 12, UCD10Xv1.1, whole genome shotgun sequence genomic region:
- the LOC107850764 gene encoding uncharacterized protein LOC107850764 isoform X1 has translation MNTPPIEKKVKIEKEEEVNGMEEQNRMEQEEALVALIEHRTKEVEHLRQRITYYKSQFDEAENRLKETQLKLARLQGRENIAASTTSCGNRASPMTSKRRSSSPIQISEGSFHSLSESKPQRRQDSNPPLGKSPAPDWKMASPFQKNEYSSRSVPRGKQPLVIPDVKPRVSQPLKMTESGPKFSNTSDSQAGGSGFAHVTSTARLKADKSHRMPEKEASEIQPKGTKRKFEQKEHRELIPLIGSYSSASMIRCQTSCVISSQHKRKLRTIISCPTNDQLFASSALDGLVNLWKIHGRGSTADLLSSTDCLSSKHRRWPEDVAWHPEGDSLFSVYSADGGDSQISILNLNKGKEKMRVSFLEEKPHVKGIINNIIFMPWEDIQFVTGGSDHAVIMWNNRDGENSWKPKALHRSLHSSAVMGVAGLQHKKVVMSAGADKRIIGFDLISQRAEYKHQIETKCMSVLPNPCDFNLFMVQTGTIERQLRLFDFRLRQTEVHAFGWKQESSDSQSALINQAWSPDGLYITSGSVDPVIHIFDIRYNSHKPSQSIKVHQKRVFKAVWHHAVPLLISISSDLNIGLHKII, from the exons ATGAATACACCTCCGATAGAGAAGAAGGTAAAAATAGAGAAGGAAGAAGAAGTGAATGGAATGGAAGAGCAGAATAGAATGGAACAAGAAGAAGCACTTGTCGCTCTCATTGAGCATCGCACCAAAGAAGTCGAACATCTTCGCCAACGCATCACTTATTACAAATCTcag TTTGATGAAGCAGAGAATAGGCTAAAGGAGACACAACTGAAATTAGCTCGTCTTCAGGGCCGGGAGAACATAGCAGCATCCACAACTTCTTGTGGAAATAGGGCAAGTCCAATGACATCCAAAAGAAGATCCTCAAGTCCCATTCAGATAAGTGAGGGCTCTTTTCATAGCTTGTCTGAATCTAAACCACAACGTAGACAAGACAGCAATCCACCTCTTGGGAAATCTCCAGCGCCAGATTGGAAAATGGCAAGCCCTTTCCAGAAAAATGAATATAGTTCTCGCAGTGTGCCCCGGGGGAAACAACCACTTGTCATTCCCGATGTGAAACCAAGAGTATCTCAACCTTTGAAGATGACAGAATCTGGTCCTAAATTCTCAAATACTTCTGATTCTCAGGCTGGTGGATCAGGGTTTGCTCATGTTACTAGTACGGCAAGGTTAAAAGCAGATAAAAGTCACAGAATGCCTGAGAAGGAAGCTTCAGAAATTCAGCCTAAAGGAACAAAGAGGAAGTTTG AGCAGAAAGAGCATAGAGAGCTGATACCCTTGATAGGTAGTTACTCTTCAGCAAGCATGATACGTTGCCAGACGTCCTGTGTCATATCTAGTCAACACAAGAGAAAGCTGAGAACTATTATTTCGTGTCCTACAAATGATCAACTTTTTGCAAGcag TGCGTTGGATGGGCTTGTCAACTTATGGAAAATACATGGCAGAGG GTCAACTGCTGATCTTCTTAGTTCCACTGATTGCCTTTCATCCAAGCATAGGAGATGGCCAGAAGATGTAGCCTGGCATCCGGAAGGCGATAGTCTCTTTTCAGTTTATAGTGCCGATGGCGGGGATTCTCAAATTTCAATCTTGAATCTTAACAAAGGAAAAGAG AAGATGCGTGtaagtttcttggaggagaagccTCATGTTAAAGGGATAATCAACAATATAATCTTCATGCCGTGGGAAGATATCCAGTTTGTTACTGGTGGTAGTGATCATGCAGTTATCATGTGGAACAATAGGGATGGAGAAAATTCATGGAAGCCTAAAGCATTGCATAGAAGTTTGCATTCTTCTGCAGTGATGGGAGTTGCCGGTTTGCAGCATAAGAAAGTTGTGATGTCTGCTGGAGCTGACAAGCGGATCATTGGATTTGATTTGATATCTCAAAGAGCAGAATACAAGCATCAAATAGAAACTAAATGCATGAGTGTTCTACCTAATCCGTGCGACTTCAATCTCTTTATGGTTCAGACAGG GACCATAGAGAGGCAGCTTCGCTTGTTTGATTTTAGATTGAGGCAGACAGAGGTTCATGCCTTTGGGTGGAAGCAAGAAAGTAGTGACTCACAGTCGGCTCTCATAAACCAGGCTTGGTCACCTGATGGCTTGTACATAACATCTGGGTCAGTTGATCCAGTCATCCACATTTTTGACATAAGGTACAATTCACACAAACCTTCTCAGTCCATCAAAGTCCATCAAAAGCGAGTCTTCAAAGCTGTTTGGCATCATGCGGTCCCGCTCCTCATTTCTATATCTTCTGATTTGAACATCGGGCTGCACAAAATCATTTGA
- the LOC107850764 gene encoding uncharacterized protein LOC107850764 isoform X2 has product MNTPPIEKKVKIEKEEEVNGMEEQNRMEQEEALVALIEHRTKEVEHLRQRITYYKSQFDEAENRLKETQLKLARLQGRENIAASTTSCGNRASPMTSKRRSSSPIQISEGSFHSLSESKPQRRQDSNPPLGKSPAPDWKMASPFQKNEYSSRSVPRGKQPLVIPDVKPRVSQPLKMTESGPKFSNTSDSQAGGSGFAHVTSTARLKADKSHRMPEKEASEIQPKGTKRKFEQKEHRELIPLIGSYSSASMIRCQTSCVISSQHKRKLRTIISCPTNDQLFASSALDGLVNLWKIHGRGSTADLLSSTDCLSSKHRRWPEDVAWHPEGDSLFSVYSADGGDSQISILNLNKGKEMRVSFLEEKPHVKGIINNIIFMPWEDIQFVTGGSDHAVIMWNNRDGENSWKPKALHRSLHSSAVMGVAGLQHKKVVMSAGADKRIIGFDLISQRAEYKHQIETKCMSVLPNPCDFNLFMVQTGTIERQLRLFDFRLRQTEVHAFGWKQESSDSQSALINQAWSPDGLYITSGSVDPVIHIFDIRYNSHKPSQSIKVHQKRVFKAVWHHAVPLLISISSDLNIGLHKII; this is encoded by the exons ATGAATACACCTCCGATAGAGAAGAAGGTAAAAATAGAGAAGGAAGAAGAAGTGAATGGAATGGAAGAGCAGAATAGAATGGAACAAGAAGAAGCACTTGTCGCTCTCATTGAGCATCGCACCAAAGAAGTCGAACATCTTCGCCAACGCATCACTTATTACAAATCTcag TTTGATGAAGCAGAGAATAGGCTAAAGGAGACACAACTGAAATTAGCTCGTCTTCAGGGCCGGGAGAACATAGCAGCATCCACAACTTCTTGTGGAAATAGGGCAAGTCCAATGACATCCAAAAGAAGATCCTCAAGTCCCATTCAGATAAGTGAGGGCTCTTTTCATAGCTTGTCTGAATCTAAACCACAACGTAGACAAGACAGCAATCCACCTCTTGGGAAATCTCCAGCGCCAGATTGGAAAATGGCAAGCCCTTTCCAGAAAAATGAATATAGTTCTCGCAGTGTGCCCCGGGGGAAACAACCACTTGTCATTCCCGATGTGAAACCAAGAGTATCTCAACCTTTGAAGATGACAGAATCTGGTCCTAAATTCTCAAATACTTCTGATTCTCAGGCTGGTGGATCAGGGTTTGCTCATGTTACTAGTACGGCAAGGTTAAAAGCAGATAAAAGTCACAGAATGCCTGAGAAGGAAGCTTCAGAAATTCAGCCTAAAGGAACAAAGAGGAAGTTTG AGCAGAAAGAGCATAGAGAGCTGATACCCTTGATAGGTAGTTACTCTTCAGCAAGCATGATACGTTGCCAGACGTCCTGTGTCATATCTAGTCAACACAAGAGAAAGCTGAGAACTATTATTTCGTGTCCTACAAATGATCAACTTTTTGCAAGcag TGCGTTGGATGGGCTTGTCAACTTATGGAAAATACATGGCAGAGG GTCAACTGCTGATCTTCTTAGTTCCACTGATTGCCTTTCATCCAAGCATAGGAGATGGCCAGAAGATGTAGCCTGGCATCCGGAAGGCGATAGTCTCTTTTCAGTTTATAGTGCCGATGGCGGGGATTCTCAAATTTCAATCTTGAATCTTAACAAAGGAAAAGAG ATGCGTGtaagtttcttggaggagaagccTCATGTTAAAGGGATAATCAACAATATAATCTTCATGCCGTGGGAAGATATCCAGTTTGTTACTGGTGGTAGTGATCATGCAGTTATCATGTGGAACAATAGGGATGGAGAAAATTCATGGAAGCCTAAAGCATTGCATAGAAGTTTGCATTCTTCTGCAGTGATGGGAGTTGCCGGTTTGCAGCATAAGAAAGTTGTGATGTCTGCTGGAGCTGACAAGCGGATCATTGGATTTGATTTGATATCTCAAAGAGCAGAATACAAGCATCAAATAGAAACTAAATGCATGAGTGTTCTACCTAATCCGTGCGACTTCAATCTCTTTATGGTTCAGACAGG GACCATAGAGAGGCAGCTTCGCTTGTTTGATTTTAGATTGAGGCAGACAGAGGTTCATGCCTTTGGGTGGAAGCAAGAAAGTAGTGACTCACAGTCGGCTCTCATAAACCAGGCTTGGTCACCTGATGGCTTGTACATAACATCTGGGTCAGTTGATCCAGTCATCCACATTTTTGACATAAGGTACAATTCACACAAACCTTCTCAGTCCATCAAAGTCCATCAAAAGCGAGTCTTCAAAGCTGTTTGGCATCATGCGGTCCCGCTCCTCATTTCTATATCTTCTGATTTGAACATCGGGCTGCACAAAATCATTTGA